ATGGACCACCGGACCGAGCAGGACGGCCGGGCCGGCCGGCCGGCGCCCCAGAACCAGCAGTCGGGCCTTGGCCGACGCCTCCACCAGCACCCGGCCCGGTCCGCCACTCTCGGCGTCCGCGACGACCTCGACCTCGGGACGCGCCGCCTTCCAGGGCTCCAGGGCACCGGCCAGCAGCGCGGCCTCACCGCCGAGGTCCGCCCGCGGCACGGAGCCGGCGTGAACGGCCCGCAGCGGCAGGCCGTAGCGGTGTGCGGCGGCGAAGGCGAAGTCGAGGGCCGCCTCGGCGGGGCGGCGGGCGTCCACGCCCACCACCACCAGGTCGCGCGGGTGCGGGCCGGGCGGTTCCACCGGGAGCACCACCGTCGGGCAACCCGTCCGGGCGGCGAGGAGCAGGGCGGTCGAGCCGACGCGCAGCTCCGGGAAGCCGTCGCTGCCGCGGGCTCCGAGCACCAGCAGGTCGGCGTCCTCTCCCGCGGCGAGCAGCGCCGCGCCGGCGGCGTCATGGGCCTCCTCGGTGCGCATCCGCAGGTCCGGATGGCGCATCGCCAGGACGTGCTCCACCTCGTGGAGCAGGTCGCCTCCCGGCCGGCCGCCGGCGGCCCGGACGGGAAGCAGGTGGGGCATCAGCGGCAGGGCGTGCAGGACGCGCAGGGGGCGGTCGCGCAGCAGCGCCTCACGGGCGGCCCAGTCGGCGGCCGCCAGGCTCGATTCCGAACCGTCGATGCCGACGGTGACGGGCAGGTCCATGGTGTTCGTCTCCTCACGGTAGCCCCCCTCGATGTCGGGTCAGCCGCTCCAGCTCCAGTCGGCGACCTCCGGCAGGTCGGTGCCGTGCTCGCGGATCCAGGCGTGGTGGCGGGTGCGCCGGTCGGCCATCTCCTGCCGCACGGCGGCGGCCCGGACGGCGAGACCGGGGACGCGGTCGATGACGTCCATGACCAGCCGGTAGCGGTCGAGGTCGTTGCGGACGACCATGTCGAACGGAGTGGTGGTGGTGCCGGACTCCTTGTAGCCGCGCACGTGCAGCCGGGGGTGGACGGCCCGGCGGTAGGCGAGGCGGTGGATCAGCCACGGGTAGCCGTGGTAGGCGAAGACCACCGGCCGGTCGCGGGTGAACAGGGCGTCGAACTCGGCGTCCGGCATGCCGTGCGGGTGCTCCTCGGCGGGCATCAGCCGGGCCAGGTCGAGCACGTTCACCACCCGCACGGCCAGGTCGGGCAGGTGGCGCCGCAGCAGGTCGGCCGCGGCCAGGACTTCCTGGGTGGGGACGTCGCCGGCACAGGCGAGCACGACGTCGGGTTCGCGGCTGCCGTCCTCGGTGCCAGCCCACTCCCAGATGCCGGCGCCGCGGGCGCAGTGGGTGCGGGCCTCGTCCAGCGTGAGCCAGTCGAAGCAGGGCTGCTTGCCGGCGACGACGACGTTGACGTGGTCGCGGCTGCGCAGGACGTGGTCGGCGGTGGCGAGCAGGGTGTTGGCGTCGGGCGGGAAGTACACCCGGACGGCCTCCGGGCTCTTGTTGAGCACGTGGTCGACGAAGCCCGGGTCCTGGTGCGAGAACCCGTTGTGGTCCTGGCGCCACACGTGCGAGGTGAGCAGGTAGTTGAGCGAGGCGATCGGCGCGCGCCAGGGCAGTTCCCGGGTGGTGCGGAGCCATTTGATGTGCTGGTTGACCATCGAGTCGACGATGTGGACGAACGCCTCGTAGCAGGAGAACAGGCCGTGGCGGCCGGTGAGCAGGTAGCCCTCCAGCCAGCCCTGGCAGGTGTGTTCGGAGAGGATCTCCATCACACGGCCGTCGCGCGCGAGGTGCTCGTCGACGGGCCGGGTATCGGCCTGCCAGGCCTTGCCGGTGACGCTGTAGACGTCCTGGAGCCGATTGGATGCGGTCTCGTCGGGGCCGACCAGGCGGAAGTCGCGGCGCTCGGCGGTCGCCGCCATCACCTCGGCCAGCAGGCCGCCCAGCACCCGGGTCGGTTCGTGCCGGGTGGTGCCGGGCTTGTCCACGGGCACCGCGTGGCGCTCCAGCTCCGGCAGCGGGAGGTCACGCAGCAGCAGGCCGCCGTTGGCGTGCGGGTTGGCCCCGAGCCGGCGCGTGCCGTCGGGTATGCACGCCAGCACGTCGGCGGTGGGCCTGCCGTGCTCGTCGAAGAGCTCCTGCGGACGGTAGGAGCGCAGCCAGGACTCCAGTTGGGCGAGGTGCTGCGGGTTGTCGCGGACCTGGTCGAGCGGCACCTGGTGGGCGCGCCAGGTGCCCTCCACCGGAAGGCCGTCGACCTCCGCGGGACCGGTCCAGCCCTTGGGGGTGCGCAGCACGATCACCGGCCAGTGCGGGCGGCGGGCGGAGCCGTCGGTGCGGGCCTCGTACTGGATCGCGGCGATCCGGTCGAGGGCGGTGTCCATGGCTTCGGCCATGGCCCGGTGGACGGCTGCCGGGTCGGCGCCGGTGACGTACAGCGGGAGGTGTCCGTAGCCGCGCAGCAGGGCGTCGAGTTCGCCCTCGGGCAGCCGGGACAGCACCGTCGGGTTGGCGATCTTGTAGCCGTTCAGGTGCAGGATCGGCAGCACCGCGCCGTCGTGCACCGGGTCGAGGAACTTGTTGCCGTGCCAGGACGCGGCCAGCGGGCCGGTTTCGGCCTCGCCGTCGCCGATCACGCAGGCGACCAGCAGTCCGGGGTTGTCCAGGGCGGCGCCGTAGGCGTGCGAGAGCGCGTAGCCCAGTTCACCGCCCTCGTGAATGGAGCCGGGCGTCTCGGGGGCGACGTGGCTCGGCACTCCCCCGGGGAAGGAGAACTGTCGGAACAGCCGGGCCATCCCCGCCTCGTCCCGGCTCACGTCCGGGTAGGTCTCCGCGTAGCTGCCCTCCAGCCACGAGTTCGCCAGCACGGCGGGGCCGCCGTGCCCGGGCCCCCAGACGCAGATCGCGTCGAGGTCGCGGTTCCTGACGACCCGGTTGAGGTGGGTGTGCACCAGGTTCAGTCCCGGCGAGGTGCCCCAGTGGCCGAGCAGCCGCGGCTTGATGTGCTCGGGGATCAGCGGCTCGCGCAGCAGCGGGTTGGCCATCAGGTAGATCTGGCCCACTGCCAGGTAGTTGGCGGCCCGCCAATGGGAGTCGAGCGACCGCAGCTCCTGCTCGGACAACGGACCGGGCACCGGGTTCGGGGTAGCGGGCATGTCGGCGGTCTCCTCCGCATCGGTCCGGCCGGTCCGTCGGAGCGACGGGCCGGGCCCCATCGTCACCCGCTGCGATCGTCCGAGCACAGGGCCGATCGGTCCACGGAACCGGGCCCCGGCCAGGACCTGCGGCCCCGGGGAGAGGGACTGCAGGGCCCTGCACGGCGCGATCCGGGTCCCGGAGGCTTGACGGCGCCTGCCGGCCGGTGCAGGCGGACGCGACGAGGACTGGGACAGGGCATGATCGACAGCGGGCGCACCACGAAGGCGTATCTGGTCGGCGGCGGGATCGCCGCACTGGCAGCCGCGGCCTTCCTGATCCGGGACGGCGACGTCCCCGGCGAGAACATCCGCATCCTGGAGCAACTGCCGCTCGCGGGCGGCTCGCTCGACGGGCGGGGCACACCGGAGGGGGTCTACGTGACCCGCGGCGGGCGCATGCTGGAGGACGAGGCGTACACCTGCCTGTGGGACCTGCTGGAGTCGATCCCCACCCTGGACGACGAGGCCGTCTCCGTCCGCCAGGAGATCACCGACTTCAACCGGGCGTGGCCGACCGACGCCAGGGCCCGGCTGATCGACCGCGACCACCGGATCGTCGACGCGTCGCGGCTCGGTCTCGACGCCCGGGACCGGCTGGAGCTGACCCGGCTGCTGGTCACACCCGAGTCGGTGATCGGCGCCCGCCGGATCGACGAATTCTTCTCCGGGCACTTCTTCGCCACCAACTTCTGGGCGATGTGGCGCACCACCTTCGCCTTCCAGAACTGGCACAGCGCGATCGAGCTCAGGCGCTACTTCCTGCGTTTCCTCCAGGAGTTCCCGCGCATCCACACGCTCGCGGGCGTCCGCCGCACCCGGCTCAACCAGTACGACTCCATCGTCCGGCCGCTCATCAGGTGGCTGCTGGAGCGCGGCGTGCGGATCGAGCACGGTGTCACCGTCACCGACGTCGACTTCACCGAGCAGGACGGAATACGCCGCGCCAGGCGCCTCCACCTGCGGCGCGAGAGCGGGCCGGAGACCGTCGAACTCGATGATCTGGACCTGGCGTTCATCACGCTCGGTTCGATGACCGCCGATGCCGCCCACGGTGGCGACGACACCGTGCCCGAGCTCGTCCGCGACAAGCGTGACGGCAGCTGGACACTGTGGGAGACCCTCTCCCGCAAGGCGCCGGACTTCGGCCGGCCGGCGGTCTTCAACGGCAGTGTCGCCGAGGCCGCCTGGGAGTCGTTCACGCTCACCATGCGAAGCCCCGCCCTGCTCAAGCGGATCGAGGCGTTCAGCGGCAACGCCCCGGGCACCGGTGCGCTGATGACCTTCAAGGACTCGCCCTGGCTGATGTCGGTCGTCGTGCCCCGCCCCCCGCACTTCGACGGGCAGCCCGAGGACGTGTTCACGCTGTGGGGGTACGGCCTGTTCATGGACACTCCCGGTGAGTACACCGGCAAGGCCATGGCCGAGTGCACCGGGCAGGAGATCCTCACCGAACTCCTCGGGCAGCTCGGCTTCGAGGACATCGCCGACGAGGTCCGCGCCACCACGACCGTCATCACCGTGATGATGCCCTACATCACCAGCCAGTTCGCCCGCCGGTCGGTGCGCGACCGACCCCGGGTGATCCCGCACGGCGCACGGAACTTCGCCTTCCTCGGCCAGTACGTCGAGATCCCGGAGGACGTCGTCTTCACCGTCGAGTACTCGGTGCGCGGCGCCATGCACGCCGTCCATCAGCTGCTCGGCCTCGACCTGCCGGTCCCGCCGGTCCACCACGCCCTGGCCGATCCGGCCACCGTCCTGTCCGCACTGCGGACCGCCCTCGGCTAGGGCCGCCGGACCGGGCTCGCCGGCTGCGCCACCGGACGGGAACACGCAGGAACCGGGGACGGCCCCCACGCCGTCCCCGGTTCCGCATTCCGTTCCCGGCCGGCCCCCACAGCCGCCGGGCAGGACCCGCGCCTACTACAGCACGGGAGTGATCAGGCCGTAGTGGCCGTCGTAGCGGTGGTACAGCACGTTGCCGCGACCGGTCGCGGCGTCGGTGAAGAACACGAACGGCAGACCGCCGAGATCGAGGCGCTCGACCGCCTCGTCGACGGTGAGTTCCGGCGCGCCGAGCGCGCTTGCCGAGAGGCCCGGGACCTGCTCGGCCCGGGGATCGGCGGTGGCCAGCCGGTACCCGCCGCCGGCGGCGTCCCGGTGGACCACGCTGTCGCCGCCGCCCGCCGCGTCCGTGAACAGGTGGAAGTCGTAGTCCATCGCCTCCAGTTCGAGCACCGCCTCCCAGGCGGTCTGCCGCGCCGGGCTGTAGGACCTGTGGCGCACGATGCGGCGGTCCTCGGGGCTCCGGGTGTGCCGCTGCGGACGGTGCCCGTGCCCTGCACCGTCGCCTCCGGCGTCCGGGGCCGTCCCGTGGTGGCGGTGGTGGTCGCGGTGGTGGCGGACGCGGGCGATCCGGGCGTTCAGCCGGTCCTGGAGGCGGTCGATCGCCTCCTGCATGGTGGCCGCTGCGACATGGGCCCGGACCGGCCGGCCGTTGAGGTCGACCACGGCCTGCGCGGTGGAGGGCTCGGCCACCGCGTGGTTGGACTCCTGGGTGAGCTTCACCCGGGCGGCGAGGACCGGTTCGTCGAGCCGCCCCAGCACGGCGACCATCTTCGTACGGGCGTAGCCGGGTGCGGCCAGGGTGACGGCGCCGCGGGTCTCCACCACGACGGCGGTGGCGCTCAGGGTCTGCGGACGGTTCATCGGAGTTCCTCTCCTGGTGGGTTCAGACTGCCGTGCGCGGTACTGCCGGGCCGAGGGCCGAAGGTCCCGCCGGCGTGGACGTCCGTCCCGTCTCACCCGCCGGCGACGGCACGCGGACGGAGGTGCCCGTGGTGCCGAGGAGTGCGCCGAGGGCGTCGTCCAGGGGGCCGATGACGGCCAGGCGGCCGGTCCGTTCGGCGGAGGCGGCGACGGCCTCGGCCTTGGGCCGCATCGATCCCTCGGGCAGGTCGAGTCCGCGCAGTTCGCCGGGGGTGGCCGTGATGAGCGGGCCGGGGTGGGCGGCGCCGAAGCGGGTGAACACATGGGTGACGTCGGTGAGGATCAGCAGGGCGTCGGCGTCGAGCCGTTCGGCGAGCAGGGCGGCGGTGAGGTCCTTGTCGACCACGGCCTCGACGCCGCGCACCCGTCCGGTGTCCGGATCGCGCGTGATCGGCACACCGCCGCCCCCGGCGGCGACGACCACGGCTCCGGCGGCCAACAGGGCCCGGATCGCGGGCAGTTCGGTGATCGCCTCGGCCGGGGCGAGGGAACGGTGCGGCGCAGCCGGGCACCGTCCCGGGCGGTGGTCCAGCCGCGTTCGATCTCCATCAGCCTGGCCTGGCGGTCGGTCAGTTGGCCGCCGATGAACTTGCTCGGCCGGCGGAGTGCCGGGTCGTGCGGATCGACCTCGGTGTGGGTGATCAGTGCGGTCACGGTCCGCCCGGGCAGGCGGGCCGTCAGCTCGCGGACGAGCAGGGTGCCGATCATGCCCTGGGTCTCGGCGCCGACGACGTCCAGCGGGTAGGGCGCGGTCAGTGCCGGGTCGGCCTCGCTCTCGGCGGTGAGCAGGCCGACCTGCGGCCCGTTGCCGTGGGTGATCACCACCTCGTGTCCGGCGAGGACGAGTTCGGCCAGCGATCGGGCGGCCTCGCGGACGTGGTGCTGCTGGACGGCGGCGTCGGGGTGTTCTCCGCGCCGGAGCAGGGCGTTTCCGCCGAGGGCTGCGACGATGCGCACGGTCAGTCCTTCCCGAGGGTGGCGACGAGGACGGCCTTGATGGTGTGCATCCGGTTCTCGGCCTGCTCGAAGACCAGGGACGCGGGCGACTCGAACACCTCGTCGGTGACTTCGAGGCCGTTCAGGCCGTGCTGCTCGGCGAGTTCGGCGCCGAGGTCGGTGCGGCGGTCGTGCAGGGCGGGCAGGCAGTGCAGGAAGGCGGTGTCCGGGTTGCCGGTCGCGGCCATGGTCGCGGCGTTGACCTGGTACGGCAGCAGCAGGTCGATGCGCTCCTTCCACCGGTCGTGGTCCTCGCCCATCGAGACCCAGACGTCGGTGTACAGGTAGTCCGCGCCGCGCACGGCCTCGTCGACCTCGTCGGTGAGGGTGAACCGGGCGCCGCTGTCCCGGCCGCGCAGCAGGCACTCCTGCACCAGGGACGGGTCCGGCCACAGCTCGCGCGGCGCGGCGACGCGCACGTCCATCCCGAGCAGACTGCCCATCGCCATCAGCGAGTTGGCGGTGTTGTTGCGGGCGTCACCCAGGTAGCAGAAGGAGATCTGCGCCGGCGGCCGGCCGCTGTGCTCGCGCATGGTGAAGACGTCGCACAGGCTCTGGGTGGGGTGGCACTCGTCCGTGAGGCCGTTGTACACGGGGACGCCGGCGTGCGCGGCGAGTCCGGTGACGGTGGCCTGGGCGTAGCCGCGGTACTCGATGCCGTCGTACATCCGGCCGAGCACGCGGGCGGTGTCGGCGACGGACTCCTTGTGGCCGATGTGGGAACTGTCCGGGCCGAGGTAGGTGGTGGTGGCGCCCTGGTCGGCCGCGGCGACCTCGAAGGCGCAGCGGGTACGGGTGGAGTTCTTCTCGAAGATCAGGGCGAGACGGCGGCCGGCCAGCCGCGGGACCTCGGTGCCGGCCCGCCTGGCAGCCTTCAGCTCG
This genomic window from Streptomyces sp. TLI_235 contains:
- a CDS encoding nucleotide-binding universal stress UspA family protein, whose product is MDLPVTVGIDGSESSLAAADWAAREALLRDRPLRVLHALPLMPHLLPVRAAGGRPGGDLLHEVEHVLAMRHPDLRMRTEEAHDAAGAALLAAGEDADLLVLGARGSDGFPELRVGSTALLLAARTGCPTVVLPVEPPGPHPRDLVVVGVDARRPAEAALDFAFAAAHRYGLPLRAVHAGSVPRADLGGEAALLAGALEPWKAARPEVEVVADAESGGPGRVLVEASAKARLLVLGRRPAGPAVLLGPVVHAVLHHAACPVAVVPGA
- a CDS encoding xylulose-5-phosphate/fructose-6-phosphate phosphoketolase, with amino-acid sequence MPATPNPVPGPLSEQELRSLDSHWRAANYLAVGQIYLMANPLLREPLIPEHIKPRLLGHWGTSPGLNLVHTHLNRVVRNRDLDAICVWGPGHGGPAVLANSWLEGSYAETYPDVSRDEAGMARLFRQFSFPGGVPSHVAPETPGSIHEGGELGYALSHAYGAALDNPGLLVACVIGDGEAETGPLAASWHGNKFLDPVHDGAVLPILHLNGYKIANPTVLSRLPEGELDALLRGYGHLPLYVTGADPAAVHRAMAEAMDTALDRIAAIQYEARTDGSARRPHWPVIVLRTPKGWTGPAEVDGLPVEGTWRAHQVPLDQVRDNPQHLAQLESWLRSYRPQELFDEHGRPTADVLACIPDGTRRLGANPHANGGLLLRDLPLPELERHAVPVDKPGTTRHEPTRVLGGLLAEVMAATAERRDFRLVGPDETASNRLQDVYSVTGKAWQADTRPVDEHLARDGRVMEILSEHTCQGWLEGYLLTGRHGLFSCYEAFVHIVDSMVNQHIKWLRTTRELPWRAPIASLNYLLTSHVWRQDHNGFSHQDPGFVDHVLNKSPEAVRVYFPPDANTLLATADHVLRSRDHVNVVVAGKQPCFDWLTLDEARTHCARGAGIWEWAGTEDGSREPDVVLACAGDVPTQEVLAAADLLRRHLPDLAVRVVNVLDLARLMPAEEHPHGMPDAEFDALFTRDRPVVFAYHGYPWLIHRLAYRRAVHPRLHVRGYKESGTTTTPFDMVVRNDLDRYRLVMDVIDRVPGLAVRAAAVRQEMADRRTRHHAWIREHGTDLPEVADWSWSG
- a CDS encoding oleate hydratase, whose amino-acid sequence is MIDSGRTTKAYLVGGGIAALAAAAFLIRDGDVPGENIRILEQLPLAGGSLDGRGTPEGVYVTRGGRMLEDEAYTCLWDLLESIPTLDDEAVSVRQEITDFNRAWPTDARARLIDRDHRIVDASRLGLDARDRLELTRLLVTPESVIGARRIDEFFSGHFFATNFWAMWRTTFAFQNWHSAIELRRYFLRFLQEFPRIHTLAGVRRTRLNQYDSIVRPLIRWLLERGVRIEHGVTVTDVDFTEQDGIRRARRLHLRRESGPETVELDDLDLAFITLGSMTADAAHGGDDTVPELVRDKRDGSWTLWETLSRKAPDFGRPAVFNGSVAEAAWESFTLTMRSPALLKRIEAFSGNAPGTGALMTFKDSPWLMSVVVPRPPHFDGQPEDVFTLWGYGLFMDTPGEYTGKAMAECTGQEILTELLGQLGFEDIADEVRATTTVITVMMPYITSQFARRSVRDRPRVIPHGARNFAFLGQYVEIPEDVVFTVEYSVRGAMHAVHQLLGLDLPVPPVHHALADPATVLSALRTALG
- a CDS encoding sigma 54 modulation/S30EA-like ribosomal protein → MNRPQTLSATAVVVETRGAVTLAAPGYARTKMVAVLGRLDEPVLAARVKLTQESNHAVAEPSTAQAVVDLNGRPVRAHVAAATMQEAIDRLQDRLNARIARVRHHRDHHRHHGTAPDAGGDGAGHGHRPQRHTRSPEDRRIVRHRSYSPARQTAWEAVLELEAMDYDFHLFTDAAGGGDSVVHRDAAGGGYRLATADPRAEQVPGLSASALGAPELTVDEAVERLDLGGLPFVFFTDAATGRGNVLYHRYDGHYGLITPVL
- a CDS encoding ornithine carbamoyltransferase, with product MTVNLHGRHYLSEFDHSAAEIHHLLDLAAELKAARRAGTEVPRLAGRRLALIFEKNSTRTRCAFEVAAADQGATTTYLGPDSSHIGHKESVADTARVLGRMYDGIEYRGYAQATVTGLAAHAGVPVYNGLTDECHPTQSLCDVFTMREHSGRPPAQISFCYLGDARNNTANSLMAMGSLLGMDVRVAAPRELWPDPSLVQECLLRGRDSGARFTLTDEVDEAVRGADYLYTDVWVSMGEDHDRWKERIDLLLPYQVNAATMAATGNPDTAFLHCLPALHDRRTDLGAELAEQHGLNGLEVTDEVFESPASLVFEQAENRMHTIKAVLVATLGKD